The Spartinivicinus poritis genome has a window encoding:
- a CDS encoding PspA/IM30 family protein — protein sequence MGILNKLMTAIRGAATEAGEAIVDSQALRILDQEIRDASEELNRSKTALANIMAKQKLVTDKCSQLTAKINEYEQYAGQALDKGDEALAISIAEKIAELEAQLTSEEEVKAGYTKSVESLRSAVKHAESNLKRLRQQVDTVKATDSVQKAQAAVAARYSGANSRMTTAADSLERIKQKQAERAAQMEAAHELSTECAENDLESKMKAAGIKANASSANDVLARLKAKNTAK from the coding sequence ATGGGCATTTTAAATAAATTAATGACAGCTATTCGTGGTGCAGCAACTGAAGCTGGAGAAGCAATTGTTGATAGCCAGGCGCTTCGTATCCTTGATCAGGAAATTCGTGATGCGAGTGAAGAGCTAAACCGCTCTAAAACAGCATTAGCCAACATTATGGCCAAGCAAAAACTAGTCACTGATAAATGTAGTCAGCTGACTGCCAAAATTAACGAATATGAGCAATATGCTGGACAGGCCTTAGATAAAGGTGACGAAGCACTTGCTATCAGTATTGCGGAAAAAATTGCTGAGCTTGAGGCTCAATTGACTTCTGAAGAGGAAGTGAAAGCTGGATATACCAAGAGTGTTGAAAGTCTTCGCAGTGCAGTCAAACATGCAGAAAGCAACTTGAAGCGCTTAAGACAGCAGGTTGATACAGTTAAAGCAACTGATAGTGTACAGAAAGCCCAAGCAGCAGTGGCTGCACGCTACAGTGGTGCAAACTCTAGAATGACGACGGCTGCTGACTCTTTAGAGCGAATTAAGCAAAAGCAAGCTGAGCGTGCTGCTCAAATGGAAGCTGCACATGAGTTATCAACAGAATGTGCTGAAAATGATTTAGAAAGCAAAATGAAAGCTGCAGGTATTAAAGCTAATGCATCAAGTGCTAATGATGTGCTGGCTCGCTTAAAAGCAAAAAATACAGCTAAATAA
- a CDS encoding transporter substrate-binding domain-containing protein → MLKRLLAAIFLTLFSYTSIAGEEIPIWSYYESPPFGVNEDKSDITSFLATYLTSHSGGKWSFISKFLPRPRLNKYLEEQQKGIAIWANPIWFGDKSETRYDWTNSVVLGRNEIVSLKESPVPYQEPSSLTGKKFGGVRGHRYVGIDDLVSNGKINRKDSASFEKNFLKLLSKRVDVILIPRGELFHLMKKNNAEDKIYIASQPHQVYKRKMLVTKNLPGVRDFINNQLNTLKNNNDWITLLKNAGIYKESQ, encoded by the coding sequence ATGTTGAAACGTTTACTTGCAGCTATATTCTTGACGCTGTTTAGCTACACAAGCATCGCAGGAGAAGAAATTCCTATTTGGAGCTATTACGAATCGCCACCCTTTGGTGTTAATGAAGACAAAAGTGACATCACCAGCTTTCTGGCAACCTACTTGACCAGCCATAGCGGCGGCAAATGGTCATTTATATCCAAATTTCTACCTCGCCCTCGCTTAAACAAGTATCTAGAGGAACAACAAAAAGGGATTGCAATATGGGCTAACCCAATTTGGTTTGGCGATAAAAGCGAAACACGCTATGACTGGACCAATAGTGTTGTATTAGGTAGAAATGAAATCGTCTCCTTAAAAGAAAGCCCTGTACCTTACCAAGAGCCAAGCTCACTCACTGGCAAAAAGTTTGGAGGCGTTAGAGGTCACCGTTATGTGGGAATTGATGATTTAGTAAGCAACGGCAAGATTAATCGTAAAGACAGTGCATCATTTGAAAAGAATTTTTTAAAACTATTAAGCAAACGTGTTGATGTCATTCTTATTCCCAGAGGAGAACTTTTTCACTTAATGAAAAAAAATAATGCAGAGGATAAAATCTATATTGCCAGCCAGCCTCATCAAGTATACAAACGAAAAATGCTAGTCACCAAAAATCTTCCTGGCGTCCGCGATTTTATTAATAATCAGTTAAACACACTAAAGAACAACAATGACTGGATTACACTATTAAAAAATGCAGGTATTTATAAAGAAAGCCAGTAA
- a CDS encoding GGDEF domain-containing protein: MKDHHSLLSFPVNLNYADELNNDFRKLKFSPDIETVFRSYYDEETLRMRQLAILVGCFLWPLFTIMDIFIAPPQYLSIFLFIRLAIVMPILLVMLKVVYSIRWQSYTRYYAVLVGAFVNAGVVIIVNLGHYYNPDYPYEGIILIWLFCFFLSGMVVREAILVTFLPFICYIGIELFIIGNIALAMTSGLILFGTYIICAIGSYLVEFRTRESFLTKGMLTQLADTDSLTGIFNRRYFNNQCLRLWKQACRENKCLGILLLDIDHFKQYNDNYGHSEGDETLKQVASFLQKLAKRPMDVVARYGGEEFAVILYDINMEGMERYCQKLVKGVHDLKIPHGFSPSGDFITISCGARLMAANSTTALNQAIKDADHSLYEAKAQGRNQYNIYGLDLLPRETVMKIL, from the coding sequence ATGAAAGACCACCATTCACTTTTATCTTTTCCTGTTAATCTCAACTATGCCGATGAGCTAAATAACGACTTTCGCAAACTTAAATTCAGCCCTGATATAGAAACAGTGTTTCGCAGTTACTATGACGAAGAAACCCTGCGTATGCGTCAACTTGCCATTTTAGTAGGCTGTTTTCTATGGCCTCTTTTCACTATTATGGATATTTTTATCGCTCCACCACAATACTTATCTATCTTTCTATTTATTCGACTAGCGATAGTGATGCCTATATTGCTGGTTATGTTAAAAGTGGTTTATTCCATTCGCTGGCAAAGTTATACACGATATTACGCGGTGCTAGTCGGTGCATTTGTAAATGCTGGGGTTGTTATCATTGTGAATCTGGGCCATTACTATAATCCCGACTACCCCTATGAAGGTATTATTTTAATTTGGCTATTTTGCTTCTTTCTCTCTGGCATGGTGGTAAGAGAAGCTATTTTGGTTACATTTCTACCTTTTATCTGTTATATCGGCATTGAGTTATTTATCATAGGCAATATTGCCCTAGCCATGACCAGTGGTCTTATTTTATTTGGTACATACATCATTTGTGCCATTGGATCTTACTTAGTAGAGTTTCGCACACGAGAAAGTTTTTTAACCAAAGGCATGTTAACCCAATTAGCCGATACTGATAGCTTAACTGGTATTTTCAATCGTCGGTATTTCAATAATCAGTGCTTAAGACTTTGGAAACAAGCATGCCGTGAAAACAAGTGCCTTGGTATCCTTTTATTAGATATTGATCATTTTAAGCAATACAACGATAACTATGGACATAGCGAAGGTGATGAGACACTAAAACAAGTCGCCAGCTTTTTACAAAAACTAGCCAAACGTCCAATGGATGTGGTGGCCCGTTACGGCGGAGAAGAGTTCGCTGTAATATTATATGACATTAATATGGAAGGAATGGAAAGATATTGCCAGAAATTGGTAAAAGGTGTACACGACTTAAAGATTCCTCATGGTTTCTCTCCAAGCGGTGATTTTATTACTATTAGCTGTGGTGCCCGCTTAATGGCAGCCAACAGCACCACTGCACTGAACCAAGCCATCAAAGATGCAGACCATAGTCTTTATGAAGCAAAAGCTCAAGGACGTAACCAATACAACATTTATGGTCTAGATTTACTCCCCCGAGAAACTGTAATGAAAATTTTATAA
- a CDS encoding DUF523 domain-containing protein — protein MTQKVLISSCLLGEKVRYNGSHCLIRHPVVKEWQRQNLIVAFCPEVAGGLPIPRPAAEIWGGTGKKVWEGEAEVITKPSVGTNANDAVTQDVIVTQSFKTGAEQCLALVHQHQIKLAILKAKSPSCGSEAIYDGSFSGQLRAGEGVTTALLVKYGVKVFSELQLEQAYEYWLGL, from the coding sequence ATGACCCAGAAAGTATTAATAAGTAGTTGTTTGTTAGGTGAAAAAGTACGTTACAATGGAAGCCACTGTCTTATCAGGCACCCTGTTGTTAAGGAATGGCAGCGACAAAATCTAATTGTTGCATTTTGCCCAGAAGTTGCGGGTGGTTTACCAATACCTCGTCCTGCAGCAGAAATTTGGGGTGGTACAGGTAAAAAAGTGTGGGAAGGAGAAGCTGAGGTTATCACAAAGCCTTCAGTTGGCACTAATGCTAATGATGCTGTCACGCAAGACGTCATAGTTACCCAGTCCTTTAAAACAGGCGCTGAACAATGTTTGGCGCTGGTACATCAACACCAAATAAAACTTGCAATCCTTAAGGCAAAAAGTCCTTCTTGTGGTAGTGAGGCAATATACGACGGTAGTTTTTCTGGACAGCTAAGAGCTGGTGAGGGTGTAACAACTGCTTTGCTAGTGAAGTATGGAGTCAAAGTGTTTAGTGAACTACAGTTGGAGCAGGCTTATGAGTATTGGCTAGGTTTATAA
- a CDS encoding slipin family protein — protein sequence MYYFWASIVLLAVVILANTFHMMREYERAVVFLLGKFYRVKGPGLIIVIPIIQQMVRVDLRTRVLDVPTQDVISRDNVSVKVNAVIYFRVVDAKQAIINVENFLEATSQLSQTTLRSILGQHELDEMLTARDHLNEAIQTILDEQTDTWGIKVSNVEIKHVDLDESMIRAIAKQAEAERERRAKVIHATGELEASEKLLQAAKVLSQQQQALQLRYMQTLTEVAVDKNSTIIFPLPVDLIKPLFEKKPIEKE from the coding sequence ATGTATTATTTTTGGGCCTCGATTGTCTTATTGGCTGTAGTGATTTTGGCCAATACTTTTCATATGATGAGAGAATATGAACGAGCTGTAGTGTTTTTGCTAGGTAAGTTTTATAGGGTGAAAGGACCAGGATTGATAATTGTTATTCCTATAATCCAGCAGATGGTCAGGGTAGACTTGCGAACACGAGTGCTTGATGTTCCCACTCAAGATGTGATCTCTCGTGATAATGTATCTGTGAAAGTAAATGCAGTTATTTATTTTAGGGTCGTTGATGCGAAACAAGCCATTATTAATGTGGAAAATTTTTTAGAAGCAACCAGTCAGCTTTCACAAACGACACTACGATCTATTCTAGGCCAACATGAGTTGGATGAAATGCTTACCGCAAGGGATCATTTAAATGAGGCTATCCAAACAATTCTTGATGAGCAAACGGATACTTGGGGGATAAAAGTCAGCAACGTTGAAATAAAACATGTGGACTTGGATGAGAGTATGATACGGGCAATAGCAAAACAGGCAGAGGCTGAGCGTGAGCGGCGAGCCAAGGTGATACATGCAACTGGTGAATTAGAAGCATCAGAAAAATTATTACAAGCAGCCAAAGTGCTTTCTCAGCAACAACAAGCACTACAATTGCGTTATATGCAAACCCTGACAGAGGTTGCTGTTGATAAGAATTCAACTATCATATTTCCCTTGCCAGTTGACTTAATAAAACCTTTGTTTGAAAAAAAGCCAATTGAGAAAGAGTAG